The genomic interval AAGATGAAGTGTTTTTACCGATAAAACCAATTATAAGAAAAGCAACTGATGAAGATTTAAAAAAATATTATCAAAATAAAGAAGAAGAGAGTCATATACTAGATAAATGTCAACAGTTAATTATTAAAAATGAATTATCTATGAGACTATTAGGGTGTGAATATACGTTTGATAGAACTAAATTAATCATTTACTTCAGTGCTGAAAATAGAATTGATTTTCGTCAATTAGTTAAAGATTTAGCATCTATTTTTAGAACACGGATTGAGTTGAGACAAGTAGGCGTACGAGATGCAGCGAAATATATTGGTGGATTAGGTCCTTGTGGTCGTGTTTTATGTTGTAATACTTTTTTAGGAAATTTTGATACAGTTTCTATTAAAATGGCGAAAAATCAAAATTTATCACTTAATCCACAGAAAATATCGGGTGCCTGTGGAAAACTATTATGTTGTTTACGGTATGAATCGGAATTTTATGATGAAATGTCAAAACTAATGCCTCGTGTAGGTGAAATTGTCACAACACCAGATGGTGAAGGTAAAGTGTTTGGTATAAATGCACTATTAGATACTGTAAAAGTTATCATAACAGAATCAAGTGCAGTTAAATCATATCAACTTAAAGATATCAACAGAACTTCAGTTAGTAAAGATGAAGATGAAGCTGTAGATGAAGAATTATTAGTTTTAGAAAAAGAATAAGGCTAGTAATCCATCAGTAAATAAAGAAGTGTGAAAATAATGTTAAAAGAAAATGAAGTTTTAAATGATTTATTAGGTTATGATCATTTAAAGATTATTCAAAGACCAGATATGTTCAATTTTTCGCTAGATTCAACACTGTTAGCTAATTTTGTGACAATTAATAAAAATGTCAAAAAGATTGTTGATTTAGGAACAGGAAATGGTCCTATTCCGTTGTTTTTGAGTTTGAAAACAAAAGCTAAAATTATCGGTGTTGAAATTCAGGAACAGTCGTATGATTTAGCTAAACGAAATATTGAAATCAATCAATTATCGAATCAAATCGAGATAATTCACGATGATTTAAAAGGAATTTATAAAAAAATAGGTCATCATACATGTGATATTGTGACCTGTAATCCACCTTATTTTAAAGTAACGAATGCTTCGAATGTAAATAAAAATGATTACTTAACGATAGCACGTCATGAGGTTTTAGCGACTTTAGAAGATGTTGTGAAAGAGGCAAGTCTATTGTTAAAACATGGGGGTTATTTCTCTTTAGTCCATAGACCAGATCGTCTATTAGATATTTTTGAAATAATGAGACAATATAAAATTGAACCCAAAAGATTACGGCTTGTATATCCTAAACCTCATAAAGAATGTAATACTGTTTTAATTGAAGGACGAAAAAGTAATCAAGGCGGGTTAAGAATATTACCTCCACTTTATGTGTATCATGACAATAATGAATATACAGAAGAAATTAAGAAGATGTTTATGATGAAATAATAAGCATGATGTTTATTATATTTCACTTAACAAATAATAAAATTAAAAAGGAGTGATTTTATGGAGTTTAAAACAGAAAAATTAATGATAAGAATTGGAGCAATATTAGGTGCAGTTGGAATTTTTTTAGTTGCAGTTATTAATTTGTTATGGAGTGCATTAAAAGAAATGTCAGAAG from Mycoplasmatota bacterium carries:
- a CDS encoding stage 0 sporulation family protein, which codes for MYEEKEEYKVIAVRFKNVGKKYFFDPRDIDLKVNDKVLVETIRGIEFGEVVSDIKLVTKDEVFLPIKPIIRKATDEDLKKYYQNKEEESHILDKCQQLIIKNELSMRLLGCEYTFDRTKLIIYFSAENRIDFRQLVKDLASIFRTRIELRQVGVRDAAKYIGGLGPCGRVLCCNTFLGNFDTVSIKMAKNQNLSLNPQKISGACGKLLCCLRYESEFYDEMSKLMPRVGEIVTTPDGEGKVFGINALLDTVKVIITESSAVKSYQLKDINRTSVSKDEDEAVDEELLVLEKE
- a CDS encoding tRNA1(Val) (adenine(37)-N6)-methyltransferase; protein product: MLKENEVLNDLLGYDHLKIIQRPDMFNFSLDSTLLANFVTINKNVKKIVDLGTGNGPIPLFLSLKTKAKIIGVEIQEQSYDLAKRNIEINQLSNQIEIIHDDLKGIYKKIGHHTCDIVTCNPPYFKVTNASNVNKNDYLTIARHEVLATLEDVVKEASLLLKHGGYFSLVHRPDRLLDIFEIMRQYKIEPKRLRLVYPKPHKECNTVLIEGRKSNQGGLRILPPLYVYHDNNEYTEEIKKMFMMK